In Gammaproteobacteria bacterium, one DNA window encodes the following:
- a CDS encoding sulfur globule protein CV1 has product GWGDGFGDMFGDMDFSMRGSGSGRGYGSGYGRGYGYGNPYYGGYGYGGPWGGPWGGYPGYGGGPWGGYPGAYGAPYGGAAPAAPAQQSGQ; this is encoded by the coding sequence TGGCTGGGGTGACGGTTTCGGCGACATGTTCGGCGACATGGACTTCAGCATGCGCGGCAGTGGCAGCGGGCGCGGCTATGGCTCTGGCTATGGTCGTGGCTACGGATATGGTAACCCCTACTACGGCGGATACGGCTACGGCGGTCCTTGGGGCGGTCCTTGGGGTGGGTATCCGGGTTACGGCGGTGGTCCCTGGGGCGGTTATCCCGGTGCCTATGGCGCGCCCTACGGTGGCGCCGCACCCGCCGCACCCGCCCAGCAGTCCGGTCAGTAA